The following are encoded together in the Actinomycetota bacterium genome:
- the thrS gene encoding threonine--tRNA ligase yields the protein MAGAGELEVPEGATAESVLREASPEKAGEAVAARINGDLADLTISLAEGDELEPVYWGDEGAEEVYRHTASHVMAQAVLELFPGAKLAIGPAVADGFYYDFDLMQTLSPEDLPRIEERMQAIVDADMPLRREVMERGAALELFRELDQPYKVEMLEEMEDAEVSLYRQGDFVDLCRGPHLPSTGRLRYFRLLSLAGAYWRGDEKRPMLQRIYGTAFDRRDELESYLLFREEAERRDHRRLGRELDLFSFHEEAGPGVVFYHPRGAVLRGVIEDFLKEEHRRRGYRMVITPHLFRGQLWHTSGHMDYYRENMYFFEKEGMEYVVKPMNCPGHLLIYKTRPRSYRDLPLKYFELGTVYRYERSGVLHGLMRVRGFTQDDAHIICAEDQLEEQVRECLEFAFFSLRTFGFEEFDVFLSTRPEKAVGSDELWERATGALRDALEDMGMAYSIDPGEGVFYGPKIDVKLKDAIGRSWQGPTVQADFNLPERFDLTYTGPDNRPHRPVMIHRVVLAGIERFYGVLLEHYAGEFPLWLAPVQAVIVPVADRHLPYAREVEQRLCAEGLRPEVDDDRQTVNMKIRRAQMQKVPFTLVVGDREAEAGTVAVRDRSGRDVRGVPLHEAVARLAAMARERKKEAAWE from the coding sequence CTGGCGGGAGCCGGCGAGCTGGAGGTCCCCGAGGGAGCGACCGCGGAATCGGTGCTGCGCGAGGCGTCGCCGGAGAAAGCGGGCGAGGCGGTGGCGGCCCGCATAAACGGTGACCTGGCAGACCTTACCATATCCCTCGCGGAGGGAGACGAGCTGGAGCCGGTCTACTGGGGTGACGAGGGGGCGGAGGAGGTCTACCGGCATACCGCCTCCCACGTCATGGCCCAGGCGGTGCTGGAGCTCTTTCCGGGAGCGAAGCTGGCCATAGGGCCCGCGGTGGCGGACGGCTTCTACTACGACTTCGACCTCATGCAGACGCTCTCCCCCGAGGACCTGCCGCGCATCGAGGAGCGCATGCAGGCGATCGTGGACGCCGACATGCCCCTGCGCAGAGAGGTCATGGAGAGGGGGGCGGCGCTGGAGCTCTTCCGGGAGCTCGACCAGCCCTACAAGGTGGAGATGCTGGAGGAGATGGAGGACGCGGAGGTCTCCCTGTACCGCCAGGGGGATTTCGTGGACCTCTGCCGCGGTCCCCACCTGCCCTCCACCGGCAGGCTGCGCTATTTCCGGCTGCTCAGCTTGGCCGGGGCCTACTGGAGGGGAGACGAGAAACGTCCCATGCTGCAGCGCATCTACGGAACCGCCTTCGACCGGCGGGATGAGCTGGAGAGCTACCTCCTTTTCCGGGAGGAAGCGGAGAGGCGGGACCACCGCAGGCTGGGACGGGAGCTGGACCTCTTCAGCTTCCACGAGGAGGCGGGTCCGGGGGTGGTCTTCTATCATCCCCGCGGCGCGGTGCTGCGCGGGGTCATCGAGGATTTCCTCAAGGAGGAACACCGCAGGCGCGGCTACCGCATGGTCATCACCCCCCACCTCTTCCGAGGACAGCTCTGGCATACCTCCGGTCACATGGATTATTACCGCGAGAACATGTACTTCTTCGAGAAGGAGGGCATGGAATACGTGGTCAAGCCCATGAACTGTCCGGGCCATCTCCTCATCTACAAGACCAGGCCGCGCAGCTACCGCGACCTGCCGCTGAAGTATTTCGAGTTGGGCACGGTGTACCGCTACGAGAGGTCCGGGGTGTTGCACGGGCTGATGCGCGTACGGGGATTCACCCAGGACGACGCGCATATCATCTGCGCCGAGGACCAACTCGAGGAGCAGGTGAGGGAGTGTCTGGAGTTCGCCTTCTTTTCCCTGCGCACCTTTGGGTTCGAGGAATTCGACGTCTTCCTGAGCACCCGTCCCGAGAAGGCGGTGGGGAGCGACGAGCTGTGGGAGAGGGCCACCGGAGCCCTGCGGGACGCCCTCGAGGACATGGGGATGGCCTATTCCATCGATCCCGGAGAGGGGGTCTTCTACGGCCCCAAGATAGACGTGAAGCTCAAGGACGCCATCGGCCGCTCGTGGCAGGGGCCCACGGTGCAGGCCGACTTCAACCTCCCCGAGCGCTTCGACCTCACCTACACGGGGCCGGACAACCGTCCTCACCGCCCGGTGATGATCCACCGCGTGGTCCTGGCGGGCATCGAGAGGTTCTACGGCGTGCTCCTGGAGCATTACGCTGGGGAGTTCCCCCTCTGGCTGGCGCCGGTGCAGGCGGTCATCGTCCCGGTGGCCGACCGGCACCTTCCCTACGCGCGAGAGGTCGAGCAACGCCTCTGCGCGGAGGGCCTGCGGCCGGAGGTGGACGACGACCGCCAGACGGTGAACATGAAGATCCGCCGCGCCCAGATGCAGAAGGTGCCCTTCACTCTGGTGGTCGGGGACCGGGAGGCGGAGGCGGGAACGGTCGCGGTGCGCGACCGTTCCGGAAGGGACGTGCGGGGCGTGCCGCTGCACGAGGCGGTGGCCAGGCTCGCGGCCATGGCTCGGGAGAGGAAAAAGGAAGCGGCATGGGAATGA